One Solanum lycopersicum chromosome 2, SLM_r2.1 genomic region harbors:
- the LOC138342049 gene encoding uncharacterized protein — MVSLLDKQRNQSPARPPLFDSKLYKYWKIRMRDYLMAEDSEVWDVICKCPYVSTMEVKDGEVTRVIPKTRKHSNDSVRQLVQKNHKARKLLMCGLSINEDDLISSCESAKEIWDLLKTTYEGTEEIRKSKLDLFSTQFEDFTMNDDELMFLEKPVPIIKQVSKILEILPRSWTNDFVTGNETREPDVMTMHTLFEHLQVQEMHRKNEGLILKGKDKKTDLVNEADPKKENNDKATSSSEVCGMNYLSGHSIRNFSMHKADHMTFVTAAEGKDKEGDQVHPKISRR; from the exons ATGGTGTCACTACTGGATAAGCAAAGAAATCAGTCTCCCGCAAGACCTCCTCTGTTTGATAGTAAGCTATATAAATATTGGAAGATTCGGATGAGAGACTATCTCATGGCGGAGGACAGTGAAGTATGGGATGTCATATGTAAATGTCCTTATGTTTCAACTATGGAGGTTAAAGATGGAGAGGTCACAAGAGTCATTCCCAAAACTAGAAAACATTCTAATGACTCTGTCAGACAATTAGTCCAGAAAAATCATAAAGCAAGGAAGCTATTGATGTGTGGCCTTAGTATAAATGAAGACGATCTGATTTCATCTTGTGAATCAGCCAAGGAAATTTGGGATCTGTTAAAAACAACTTATGAGGGCACTGAGGAAATAAGGAAATCTAAGCTAGATCTCTTTTCTACTCAGTTTGAAGATTTCACCATGAATGATG ATGAGCTAATGTTTCTTGAAAAACCTGTTCCTATTATCAAGCAAGTCTCTAAGATACTAGAAATTCTTCCTAGATCTTGGACAAATGATTTTGTAACTGGAAATGAGACAAGAGAACCTGATGTAATGACGATGCATACACTATTTGAGCATCTTCAAGTTCAGGAGATGCACAGAAAGAATGAGGGGCTCATTCTCAAGGGTAAAGACAAGAAGACTGATCTGGTTAATGAGGCCGATcctaagaaagaaaataatgacAAGGCTACCAGCTCAAGCGAAGTCTGTGGCATGAATTATCTGTCTGGTCACTCCATTAGAAACTTTTCTATGCACAAAGCTGACCACATGACATTTGTCACAGCTGCAGAAGGTAAAGACAAAGAGGGGGACCAGGTCCATCCCAAGATAAGCAGAAGATAA